The following are encoded together in the Brassica napus cultivar Da-Ae chromosome A9, Da-Ae, whole genome shotgun sequence genome:
- the LOC125577927 gene encoding uncharacterized protein LOC125577927, with protein MTFTSQKFPNPSICEYPTLEGDLSSSKERPEAKPIIGVKRSLSAFQKAQDQEKWPRNYEVMIQSPKPVKPVLHLPQLEANRFNQLQTRHFRPGDHFNQSGDILGIQEEFYKFIPCTRNHWIRRILIYSNLPYLEQTDINVEQLFPLQFRHDHSTLQAVKKVPRKLTYPLKPSRFKKDQILYLEPKSHKRLQRLVFDFFLSFRFVSFSICFRTLGPLSLSLI; from the coding sequence atgactTTTACAAGTCAGAAGTTTCCcaacccgtccatctgcgagtatccgactttagaaggagatttaagctcaagtaaggagcggcctgaagcaaagcccatcataggagtcaagaggagtttatcagctttccagaaagcccaagatcaggagaaatggccacggaattatgaagttatgatccaatctccaaaaccggtcaaaccagttctacacttgcctcaattggaagctaaccggttcaatcagcttcaaaccagacatttccgaccaggagatcatttcaaccaatcaggagataTTCTAGGCATCCAGGAGGAGTTCTACAAGTTCATACCATGCACTAGAAACcattggatcaggaggatcctcatttactcaaacctgccttatttggagcaaaCCGACATTAATGTCGAACAGCTCTTTCCTCTTCAGTTTAGGCACGACCACAGCACATTACAAGCAGTCAAGAAGGTTCCCAGGAAGCTTActtatccccttaaaccatccaggttcaagaaagatcagattctttacttggagccaaaatcccacaaaaggctccaacggctagttttcgatttctttcttagttttcgatttgtttccttttctatttgttttagaacgttaggacctttgtctctgagccttatataa
- the LOC106363256 gene encoding uncharacterized protein LOC106363256 — translation MAMVRASKNIVSYVRELKPRKDTSRIEVRIVCLWRNYNKESRNTIEMVFVDKKWIRIHASVGEQLIKKFDDKLRERDAIVVQLFKVYDAIGKYRTTPHPYKIGFFQTTFVGKADDFPSAVPEKYFADFSDILGGNLDHSCLIDVVGQIVNFGSLENKIIKGKDNMRFLIELRDPNLHDDSLALTNNDSSQWSVGTATSILARSFFLNERLSIREIIDSTLNEDEDFLPEAVSDLFGKRVLFEISVDADNIKGKSSQCVVRLATDDREMVEEFADLPPKPVLMLESADDISSGSGGFTATPLSKRKSEQDEDSCLEDQHSVNKKLSQKKLKGE, via the exons ATGGCAATGGTGCGAGCCTCCAAAAACATTGTTTCTTATGTTAGAGAATTAAAACCCCGTAAAGATACGTCGCGTATTGAAGTTAGgattgtttgcttgtggagaaACTATaacaaagaatcaagaaacACCATTGAAATGgtttttgttgataaaaaa TGGATAAGAATTCATGCTTCAGTTGGTGAACAACTCATCAAAAAATTCGATGACAAGCTACGCGAGAGAGATGCGATTGTCGTCCAGTTGTTCAAAGTGTACGATGCTATTGGTAAATACCGTACAACGCCACATCCGTACAAAATTGGCTTCTTTCAAACAACATTTGTTGGAAAAGCTGATGATTTTCCAAGTGCAGTTCCCGAAAAATATTTCGCGGACTTCTCTGATATTCTTGGTGGAAATCTTGATCATAGCTGTTTGATTG ATGTGGTTGGCCAAATAGTTAACTTCGGATCTctggaaaacaaaataataaaaggaaaagaTAACATGAGGTTCTTGATTGAGTTGCGTGACCCAAA TCTCCATGATGATTCACTTGCTCTTACAAACAACGATAGTAGCCAATGGTCTGTTGGTACTGCTACATCTATTCTTGCCAggtctttttttcttaatgagAGGCTATCCATAAGAGAGATCATTGATAGTACTCTG AATGAAGATGAAGACTTCTTACCAGAAGCAGTTAGCGATCTCTTTGGTAAGAGAGTCCTTTTTGAGATTTCAGTTGATGCTGATAACATCAAAGGAAAGAGCTCTCAGTGTGTGGTTCGATTGGCTACTGATGACCGTGAAATGGTTGAGGAATTTGCTGATTTGCCTCCTAAACCG GTCCTAATGTTGGAGTCCGCAGATGATATTTCCTCTGGCTCTGGTGGTTTTACAGCAACTCCTTTGTCCAAAAGAAAAAGCGAACAAGATGAAGACAGTTGCCTTGAGGATCAACACTCTGTTAACAAAAAGCTCTCTCAAAAGAAACTCAAGGGCGAGTGA